One stretch of Pseudomonas fragi DNA includes these proteins:
- a CDS encoding ATP-binding protein, translating to MDGFKKRLSESVQLRLSLALSLTIVLVAVAASAFVFVSALDEAHELQDDTLRQVAMLYDRQHMTLHYPEGPALEGDDEESRVIIQHLADGSQALANGDETLPLPLPATLVDGLATVNVGGEAFRVLVHSTSRGERIAVAQEVGARDKDARESAWRSLLPFLILFPVLLLVVGDLVRKLFRPIASLAAEIDRRGEQLLHPIDEQHLPAEVRPFVVAINRLLTRVAQAMDGQRRFVADAAHELRSPMTALSLQAERLAACSLQVSARERLLPLCQGIERSRQLIDQLLSLAAAQAAVPRPQARIGVHAVYRRVLEDLLPLAEQKHLDIGVEDSADVQLLINPMDLFTLIKNLVDNAIRYTPAGGTIDLCLAQTDTCVCLQVKDSGPGISVEEHDRVFDPFYRTLGSGETGSGLGLSIVRAIAERVGARVALGFTDETSRRGLCVSLWFPCARG from the coding sequence ATGGATGGTTTCAAAAAGCGCCTGAGCGAATCGGTCCAGCTCAGGCTGTCGTTGGCCCTGTCATTGACCATTGTGCTGGTGGCCGTGGCAGCCAGCGCGTTCGTATTTGTTTCGGCTCTCGACGAGGCGCATGAACTGCAGGACGACACCCTGCGCCAGGTGGCCATGTTGTATGACCGCCAGCACATGACCCTGCATTATCCCGAAGGCCCGGCCCTGGAGGGCGATGACGAAGAGTCCCGGGTCATCATCCAGCACCTGGCTGACGGCAGCCAGGCCTTGGCCAATGGTGACGAAACCCTGCCACTGCCACTGCCCGCCACCCTGGTCGATGGCCTGGCCACGGTTAATGTCGGTGGCGAAGCCTTTCGTGTCCTGGTGCACAGCACAAGCCGCGGCGAGCGCATAGCCGTGGCCCAGGAGGTGGGCGCGCGCGACAAGGACGCCCGCGAAAGTGCCTGGCGCAGTCTGCTGCCGTTCCTGATCCTGTTCCCGGTATTGCTGCTGGTGGTCGGTGATCTGGTGCGCAAACTGTTTCGCCCTATCGCCAGCCTTGCTGCTGAAATCGACCGCCGGGGCGAACAGTTACTGCACCCGATTGACGAACAGCACCTGCCTGCCGAAGTACGCCCGTTTGTGGTGGCCATCAACCGTTTACTGACCCGGGTGGCTCAGGCAATGGACGGCCAGCGGCGCTTTGTCGCCGATGCCGCCCATGAGCTGCGCTCGCCCATGACAGCGTTGTCCCTGCAAGCCGAGCGGCTGGCCGCCTGCTCCTTGCAGGTGTCGGCACGCGAACGCCTGCTGCCCTTGTGCCAGGGCATTGAGCGCAGCCGTCAGTTGATTGATCAGTTGCTCAGCCTGGCCGCCGCCCAGGCCGCCGTTCCCCGCCCGCAAGCCCGGATTGGGGTTCACGCGGTGTACCGGCGGGTGCTCGAAGACTTGCTGCCACTGGCCGAGCAAAAACACCTCGATATCGGTGTTGAAGATAGCGCAGATGTGCAGTTGCTGATAAACCCGATGGACCTGTTCACCCTGATCAAGAACCTGGTGGACAATGCCATCCGCTATACCCCAGCAGGCGGCACCATCGACCTGTGCCTGGCACAGACCGACACCTGTGTATGCCTGCAGGTCAAGGATTCGGGCCCTGGCATCAGCGTCGAGGAGCACGATCGGGTGTTCGACCCGTTCTACCGTACCCTGGGCTCGGGTGAAACGGGCTCCGGGCTGGGGCTGTCGATCGTGAGGGCGATTGCCGAGCGGGTAGGCGCCAGGGTTGCACTGGGTTTTACTGATGAAACCAGCCGGCGCGGGCTGTGTGTTTCACTCTGGTTCCCCTGCGCCAGGGGCTAA
- the alr gene encoding alanine racemase, which yields MPFTRTLLALSLGMALLQNPAFAAPPLSMVDGVAQVNTQDSNAWVEINKAAFVHNIGVLQATVGDKSKICAVLKADAYGHGIGLLMPSIIATGVPCVGVASNEEARVVRESGFKGQLIRVRTAALSELEAALPYNMEELVGNLDFAVKASLIAEKHGRPLVVHLGLNSSGMSRNGVEMTTAEGRRDAVAITKVPNLEVRAIMTHFAVEDADDVRAGLKAFNEQAQWLMSVAELDRSKITLHAANSFATLEVPESHLDMVRPGGALFGDTVPSHTDYQRVMQFKSHVASVNSYPKGNTVGYDRTWTLGRDSKLANITVGYSDGYRRAFTNKGIVLINGHRVPVVGKVSMNTLMVDVTDAPDVKSGDEVVLFGQQGKAEISQAEVEDINGALLADLYTVWGNSNPKVLIDK from the coding sequence ATGCCCTTCACCCGTACCCTTCTCGCCCTTTCCCTGGGCATGGCTCTCCTGCAAAACCCGGCGTTCGCGGCACCGCCCCTGTCGATGGTTGACGGCGTTGCCCAGGTCAATACACAAGACAGCAACGCCTGGGTCGAGATCAACAAAGCTGCGTTCGTGCACAACATTGGCGTGTTGCAAGCGACTGTCGGTGACAAATCGAAAATCTGCGCCGTGCTCAAGGCCGATGCCTACGGTCATGGCATCGGCCTGTTGATGCCCTCGATCATCGCCACCGGTGTGCCTTGCGTAGGCGTGGCCAGCAATGAAGAAGCCCGTGTGGTGCGCGAAAGCGGCTTCAAGGGCCAACTGATCCGCGTGCGCACGGCAGCACTCAGCGAGCTGGAAGCAGCGTTGCCATACAATATGGAAGAGTTGGTGGGCAACCTTGATTTCGCCGTCAAAGCCAGCCTGATCGCCGAAAAACACGGCCGTCCGCTGGTGGTTCACCTGGGCCTGAACTCCAGCGGCATGAGCCGCAACGGCGTGGAAATGACCACCGCCGAGGGCCGCCGCGACGCCGTCGCCATCACCAAGGTGCCGAACCTTGAGGTGCGCGCGATCATGACCCACTTTGCCGTTGAAGATGCCGACGACGTGCGCGCCGGGCTCAAGGCATTCAACGAGCAGGCGCAATGGCTGATGAGCGTGGCCGAGCTTGACCGCAGCAAAATCACCCTGCACGCGGCCAACTCGTTCGCCACCCTGGAAGTGCCCGAATCGCACCTGGACATGGTTCGCCCGGGCGGCGCCCTGTTCGGCGACACCGTGCCGTCGCACACCGACTACCAGCGCGTGATGCAATTCAAGTCCCATGTGGCCTCGGTCAACAGCTACCCCAAGGGCAACACCGTGGGCTACGACCGCACCTGGACCCTGGGCCGTGACTCGAAACTGGCCAACATCACCGTGGGCTACTCGGACGGCTACCGTCGCGCCTTCACCAACAAGGGTATCGTGCTGATCAACGGCCATCGTGTGCCGGTGGTGGGCAAGGTGTCGATGAATACGCTGATGGTCGATGTTACAGACGCGCCGGATGTGAAAAGCGGCGATGAGGTTGTGCTGTTCGGGCAACAGGGCAAGGCCGAAATCAGCCAGGCGGAAGTTGAAGACATCAACGGTGCATTGCTGGCCGACCTTTATACGGTGT
- a CDS encoding EamA family transporter — translation MSTPLLSSWIFWALLSAVFAAMTAIFGKIGITGINSDFATLLRTVVVLVSLAWILYATRQYQSLSSISARSYLFLVLSGLATGASWICYYRALQLGQASLVAPVDKLSVVIVAVLGVTFLGEKLDIRQWAGIGLITVGVVVLAWRR, via the coding sequence ATGAGCACACCTCTGCTTTCATCCTGGATTTTCTGGGCGCTGCTCTCGGCAGTGTTTGCCGCCATGACGGCCATTTTCGGCAAGATCGGCATTACCGGCATCAATTCCGACTTTGCCACTTTACTGCGTACCGTGGTGGTGCTGGTGAGCCTGGCGTGGATCCTTTATGCCACGCGCCAGTACCAGTCGCTGAGCTCGATTTCGGCACGCAGTTATTTGTTTCTGGTGTTGTCGGGGCTGGCCACAGGAGCCTCGTGGATCTGCTATTACCGGGCTCTGCAACTGGGCCAGGCGTCGCTGGTAGCCCCCGTGGACAAGCTCAGCGTGGTGATTGTCGCCGTGCTGGGGGTGACCTTTCTGGGCGAGAAGCTCGACATCCGCCAATGGGCCGGGATCGGCCTGATCACTGTGGGCGTGGTGGTGCTGGCGTGGCGGCGCTAG